The stretch of DNA CAGAATTTCTTCCCGGGAAGGAAGATACAGAACGCCTGCGGATCCGCGGCAAGCTCTTTGGTATATTCAACGGACAGGAATTCGATCTTTCACAGGAAATCGAAGGATTCATCGACCGAAAGACCGGCGTCGCCCGTTTGGAGATTAAAAAACTCTGGTTTATCGATGACCATTATTCCGAGTGGCTGGAAGATTCCCAAACACCGTGTACATACAAAATAAAGGGCATTTTTCATTCTCTGGGAGAGAATGAGATCGACAGCCCGGAGCTTTCGATGCCGGCAAATTCACATGTAACTCTTCGTATTACATTGGACATAGACCCTGAAGATCCCGAAGCTCAGGATGATAAAATCAGGTTGTTCAGTACCGATGATTCTCAATCGTATGAAAAGATCTTAACCGTGAAAGATGATAAGAAAACAGGAAATGATACGCTGGAATTAGAGTTTCCTGATATAAATTCAGCATTGTCGTATACCCTTGAAGTCGATCACGGTGGTGAAGGTCATGTGTATTATATGTTTGAGGATAAAAAAGTAAAGGAGCTGGGCAATGGTTGAATGTGTAGAATACGAAGTCCGGCAAGGTGATACGCTCGGCGGCATTGCAGAAACATATTATGGTGAATCCCGGTACGATAAGAATTTGGCAATGTTTAATGAGATAGAAAATCCTGATATGATTGAAGTCGGTCGGGTTATTCGTGTTCCCATGAGGATATATACTGTCGATGAAGTAGAAATTATTCAGGAAGATGATAAAGAAATCGTTTGTATGAAAGCACCGGTAAAAACTGTTGAAGGCGATATCGGTGAGGATGACATTATATGCTATTGCCCCTCTGAAATGAAATATTTCGTCGTGCCGGCGGACAATACAGAAGCGTTCATTCGTGAAGTTGAAGAGGTGAACGCCTTAGGAAAAGAAATTGCGCAGTACCAGCAAAGCCTGTCACGTTCTTCAGACGCCAGAGAGGCTTTCGATAAAGCTGAAGAAGTTGATGAAAAAATTGCGAAGAAATTCAAGGGATTGAAAACCGATCCACAGAGCGCAATAGATGAAATGCTTGTTGTTAAATCAAATAAACGATGGGGCGACATGTCCCGTAAAGTACATATCAGCGCTCACTCCCGTAACGGCGGGCCGGTAAAAGGGCATTGGCGCAAAGATCGTGATGCATCAGTTAAAAAGCAGTTACAAAAATATTTAAAGCAGGATGACGCCCCGGATAATAAGGGCATGGATAAAAAATTCAAAGCGACATTCTTCCAGACGCCCGAAGTTGATGAACAATGGCCGGTTAAGTGGAAATTCGGTGATCCTGAAAAGGATTATCTGGAGAGCAGTGAGTATTTCAGTTGTAAGGCCGAAGCACGGTTCTGTCGTTTTGTGGCGGGAGCAACTGCCGGTGCTGAGTTGGATTGGGCGAACAAGAAATTTGAACTGGGAGGGAAAGCGCAGGCCTCTTTTGGCCTTATTGATGGGAGCACCAGCTTTTCGGTGTATATCCCCGACAAAGACGGCGTCGATATCTTTTCCGGCATTAACAGTAATCCAAAAGTCGATGGAGTCATTCAAGGAAAAAGAGAATTTCGTATAAGAATCGTCTTAACTGCTGACGGTCATGTGTTTGCCGGCGCCGCCGTTACAGCCGCGGCGCGGGTCCCTTATATAAATTTTTCCGAAAACGCCGAGCAAAGCGACAAAAAGATCGATACAAATAAATCAAATGCGGTCGATGCGGAAGCAGAGCTTTCAGCGTTCGGGGGAGCATCCGCGGAAGGCTCATTATCCGGTTCGGGTGACTGGGGAAAAACTGCCGTGGGAAGCTTTAATGCGTTAGGCAAGCTTTCGATAGGCGGGGCACTCCGGGCGGGAATAGGCGGCGAATTGAATCTTAAGATCGGGTACATCCAGGGAAAAATACGTTTCCAGTTTGCCATAGCGGTTGTCCTTGGACCGGGAGCAAAAGGCAGCTACGGATGGGAAGTGGACATAAAGGAAGGTTATGAGATGGTGACGTACATACTGGAATCCGTGGATTACCATTACCTCCATGAGATCACATCCGAGGCCTATGAAAAGATGTGTGAACTGGGGAGT from Chitinivibrionales bacterium encodes:
- a CDS encoding LysM peptidoglycan-binding domain-containing protein, with translation MVECVEYEVRQGDTLGGIAETYYGESRYDKNLAMFNEIENPDMIEVGRVIRVPMRIYTVDEVEIIQEDDKEIVCMKAPVKTVEGDIGEDDIICYCPSEMKYFVVPADNTEAFIREVEEVNALGKEIAQYQQSLSRSSDAREAFDKAEEVDEKIAKKFKGLKTDPQSAIDEMLVVKSNKRWGDMSRKVHISAHSRNGGPVKGHWRKDRDASVKKQLQKYLKQDDAPDNKGMDKKFKATFFQTPEVDEQWPVKWKFGDPEKDYLESSEYFSCKAEARFCRFVAGATAGAELDWANKKFELGGKAQASFGLIDGSTSFSVYIPDKDGVDIFSGINSNPKVDGVIQGKREFRIRIVLTADGHVFAGAAVTAAARVPYINFSENAEQSDKKIDTNKSNAVDAEAELSAFGGASAEGSLSGSGDWGKTAVGSFNALGKLSIGGALRAGIGGELNLKIGYIQGKIRFQFAIAVVLGPGAKGSYGWEVDIKEGYEMVTYILESVDYHYLHEITSEAYEKMCELGSALFIEAVDNAEEMVKSGWKLLNHITMFTGPRAGGFKHQTKAALEQEHAQVPFDSLLPHSIADMLTALMLTTEVEDFTAILNTLKKIKTLHKLKSVLRVLGER